From one Lycium ferocissimum isolate CSIRO_LF1 chromosome 7, AGI_CSIRO_Lferr_CH_V1, whole genome shotgun sequence genomic stretch:
- the LOC132065399 gene encoding aspartic proteinase 36-like isoform X1 gives MLLFWVFLILTVTVTVTVAEVALPLERVFRTSELSQLKVFDRIRHGRMLQQLPNGVVDFSVEGTYDPFLVGLYFTRVQLGSPPKEFYVQIDTGSDVLWVSCANCNGCPTSSGLQQIELDFFDPSSSSTARPISCSDQRCALGEQSSDSGCSTQNQCGYTFQYGDGSGTSGFYVADLMHFDTIVGNSLTTNSSAPVVFGCSTTQTGDLTKPDRAIDGIFGFGQQGLSVIAQLSSQGVTPNVFSHCLKGSNGGGGILVLGQIVEPNLVYTPLVPSQPHYNVNLQSIALNGQTLAISPQVFQTSSNRGTIVDSGTTLAYLAEEAYDPFVNAISQAVSQNVRPLVNKNNQCYLSTSSIGDIFPTVSLNFDGGATMVLRPEDYLIQQNSIGGAAVWCMGFQKISGQGLTILGDLVLKDKIIVYDLAGQRIGWANYDCSQSVNVSATTSRGKTEYVNAGQFGNNSSPRNDPCTLLLSVVLTFMLQALVFGTYSFL, from the exons ATGTTATTGTTTTGGGTGTTTTTGATTTTGACGGTGACGGTGACGGTGACGGTGGCTGAGGTGGCGTTACCGTTAGAAAGGGTATTTCGGACAAGTGAATTAAGTCAACTTAAAGTGTTTGACCGAATTAGACATGGAAGAATGTTGCAACAATTACCTAATGGAGTTGTTGATTTTTCAGTTGAAGGCACTTATGATCCATTTCTTGTTGG GCTTTACTTTACAAGAGTTCAGTTGGGTTCCCCTCCAAAGGAATTCTATGTACAGATAGATACTGGAAGTGATGTGTTGTGGGTTAGTTGTGCTAACTGTAATGGTTGCCCGACATCTAGTGGACTTCAG CAGATTGAGTTAGACTTCTTTGATCCATCAAGTTCTTCAACAGCTCGACCGATCTCATGTTCAGACCAAAGATGTGCTCTTGGAGAACAATCTTCCGACTCTGGGTGTTCTACTCAAAATCAGTGCGGTTATACGTTCCAATATGGTGATGGCAGTGGGACATCAGGTTTTTATGTAGCAGATTTAATGCATTTTGATACGATCGTGGGGAATTCTTTGACGACAAACTCGTCTGCTCCTGTTGTTTTCGG CTGTAGCACAACACAGACTGGTGACCTGACTAAGCCTGACAGAGCAATTGATGGGATCTTTGGATTTGGGCAGCAGGGATTGTCGGTCATCGCACAACTTTCGTCCCAAGGAGTGACCCCAAATGTGTTTTCACATTGCTTGAAAGGAAGTAATGGCGGAGGTGGTATCTTGGTGCTAGGTCAGATTGTGGAGCCAAATTTAGTTTACACTCCACTTGTCCCATCACA gCCACATTACAACGTAAATCTTCAAAGTATTGCTCTCAATGGGCAGACCTTGGCTATTAGTCCACAAGTATTTCAAACATCAAGCAACAGGGGAACCATAGTTGATTCTGGAACCACTCTGGCATATCTTGCTGAAGAAGCTTATGATCCTTTTGTTAATGCT ATAAGTCAGGCCGTTTCACAGAATGTGCGCCCTCTTGTTAACAAGAATAACCAGTGCTATCTAAGCACCTCCAG CATTGGTGATATATTTCCCACAGTGAGTTTGAACTTTGACGGTGGAGCAACAATGGTATTAAGGCCTGAGGACTACCTTATACAGCAAAACTCCATT GGTGGTGCCGCTGTCTGGTGTATGGGCTTTCAGAAAATTTCGGGCCAAGGATTGACAATTTTAGGAG ACCTTGTTCTAAAAGACAAGATCATTGTTTACGATTTGGCTGGACAACGGATTGGATGGGCTAATTACGATT GTTCGCAGTCTGTTAATGTTTCGGCTACCACAAGCAGAGGGAAAACCGAGTATGTAAATGCAGGACAGTTCGGTAACAACAGCTCACCACGTAATGACCCTTGCACGCTGTTATTAAGCGTCGTTCTAACTTTTATGTTGCAAGCATTAGTGTTTGGCACTTACTCGTTCTTGTAA
- the LOC132065399 gene encoding aspartic proteinase 36-like isoform X2: MLLFWVFLILTVTVTVTVAEVALPLERVFRTSELSQLKVFDRIRHGRMLQQLPNGVVDFSVEGTYDPFLVGLYFTRVQLGSPPKEFYVQIDTGSDVLWVSCANCNGCPTSSGLQIELDFFDPSSSSTARPISCSDQRCALGEQSSDSGCSTQNQCGYTFQYGDGSGTSGFYVADLMHFDTIVGNSLTTNSSAPVVFGCSTTQTGDLTKPDRAIDGIFGFGQQGLSVIAQLSSQGVTPNVFSHCLKGSNGGGGILVLGQIVEPNLVYTPLVPSQPHYNVNLQSIALNGQTLAISPQVFQTSSNRGTIVDSGTTLAYLAEEAYDPFVNAISQAVSQNVRPLVNKNNQCYLSTSSIGDIFPTVSLNFDGGATMVLRPEDYLIQQNSIGGAAVWCMGFQKISGQGLTILGDLVLKDKIIVYDLAGQRIGWANYDCSQSVNVSATTSRGKTEYVNAGQFGNNSSPRNDPCTLLLSVVLTFMLQALVFGTYSFL; this comes from the exons ATGTTATTGTTTTGGGTGTTTTTGATTTTGACGGTGACGGTGACGGTGACGGTGGCTGAGGTGGCGTTACCGTTAGAAAGGGTATTTCGGACAAGTGAATTAAGTCAACTTAAAGTGTTTGACCGAATTAGACATGGAAGAATGTTGCAACAATTACCTAATGGAGTTGTTGATTTTTCAGTTGAAGGCACTTATGATCCATTTCTTGTTGG GCTTTACTTTACAAGAGTTCAGTTGGGTTCCCCTCCAAAGGAATTCTATGTACAGATAGATACTGGAAGTGATGTGTTGTGGGTTAGTTGTGCTAACTGTAATGGTTGCCCGACATCTAGTGGACTTCAG ATTGAGTTAGACTTCTTTGATCCATCAAGTTCTTCAACAGCTCGACCGATCTCATGTTCAGACCAAAGATGTGCTCTTGGAGAACAATCTTCCGACTCTGGGTGTTCTACTCAAAATCAGTGCGGTTATACGTTCCAATATGGTGATGGCAGTGGGACATCAGGTTTTTATGTAGCAGATTTAATGCATTTTGATACGATCGTGGGGAATTCTTTGACGACAAACTCGTCTGCTCCTGTTGTTTTCGG CTGTAGCACAACACAGACTGGTGACCTGACTAAGCCTGACAGAGCAATTGATGGGATCTTTGGATTTGGGCAGCAGGGATTGTCGGTCATCGCACAACTTTCGTCCCAAGGAGTGACCCCAAATGTGTTTTCACATTGCTTGAAAGGAAGTAATGGCGGAGGTGGTATCTTGGTGCTAGGTCAGATTGTGGAGCCAAATTTAGTTTACACTCCACTTGTCCCATCACA gCCACATTACAACGTAAATCTTCAAAGTATTGCTCTCAATGGGCAGACCTTGGCTATTAGTCCACAAGTATTTCAAACATCAAGCAACAGGGGAACCATAGTTGATTCTGGAACCACTCTGGCATATCTTGCTGAAGAAGCTTATGATCCTTTTGTTAATGCT ATAAGTCAGGCCGTTTCACAGAATGTGCGCCCTCTTGTTAACAAGAATAACCAGTGCTATCTAAGCACCTCCAG CATTGGTGATATATTTCCCACAGTGAGTTTGAACTTTGACGGTGGAGCAACAATGGTATTAAGGCCTGAGGACTACCTTATACAGCAAAACTCCATT GGTGGTGCCGCTGTCTGGTGTATGGGCTTTCAGAAAATTTCGGGCCAAGGATTGACAATTTTAGGAG ACCTTGTTCTAAAAGACAAGATCATTGTTTACGATTTGGCTGGACAACGGATTGGATGGGCTAATTACGATT GTTCGCAGTCTGTTAATGTTTCGGCTACCACAAGCAGAGGGAAAACCGAGTATGTAAATGCAGGACAGTTCGGTAACAACAGCTCACCACGTAATGACCCTTGCACGCTGTTATTAAGCGTCGTTCTAACTTTTATGTTGCAAGCATTAGTGTTTGGCACTTACTCGTTCTTGTAA